From Vitis vinifera cultivar Pinot Noir 40024 chromosome 14, ASM3070453v1, a single genomic window includes:
- the LOC100241881 gene encoding calmodulin — protein sequence MRPNNGDVLTAEQIAEFQEAFCLFDMDGDGCITLDELATVMKSLEHSTTKEELQTMMDEVDVDGNGTIEFGEFLNLMARKMKESEAEEELKEAFKVFDKDQDGYISANELRNVMFNLGERLTDEEAEQMIREADLDGDGQVNYEEFVRMMLAV from the exons ATGAGACCGAACAACGGAGATGTCCTGACTGCAGAACAGATTGCTGAGTTTCAGGAAGCTTTCTGCCTATTTGATATGGATGGTGATG GTTGCATTACCCTTGACGAATTGGCCACCGTGATGAAATCGTTGGAACATAGCACAACTAAAGAAGAATTGCAGACCATGATGGATGAAGTTGATGTTGATGGGAATGGGACTATAGAATTTGGGGAGTTCTTGAATCTCATGGCTAGAAAAATGAAG GAGAGTGAAGCAGAAGAGGAATTGAAAGAAGCTTTCAAAGTATTTGACAAGGATCAAGATGGTTACATATCAGCTAATGAA TTGAGGAATGTGATGTTCAACCTGGGAGAGAGGCTGACAGATGAAGAGGCTGAACAGATGATTCGGGAGGCTGATTTAGATGGCGACGGACAAGTTAATTACGAGGAATTTGTGAGAATGATGTTAGCTGTTTGA